In Oryza brachyantha chromosome 2, ObraRS2, whole genome shotgun sequence, a single window of DNA contains:
- the LOC102718430 gene encoding putative E3 ubiquitin-protein ligase LIN-1: MTTTTTTTTPPPPMPPSSSSLRHLLEQERLEVHSLAAPRRARSGRHCEEGGGGGGEEEEGCDGGGAAVGAVVAMLSGYVGRFVRDEGFRRGLREKCAACLAPAASRRGAGHAVLANLELGIESIERLAAEGAAPAQRDAKIRSLRNSIRLLSVVASLHAPPPRHAAAAPAAAEAHTCGVPNSHLSACAQLYLSVVYKMERNDHVSARHLLQVFVDAPYLARKNLLPDLWDHVFLPHLLHLKVWFTGEADLVADWDADDRSRRMKSLQRLYNDHLNNGTAQFALYYKEWLKSGAEAPPPPTVPLPSTPGDCDVWDKHSSSLRRSSINRGLYNAVFGTAMELGDVKDAKLDDETQLVLETDAELMDNPGCLKMGKLAHSNMGLQEKHSVIRKDGNIPETAPTPRKSYSLRLFSCRGDLTRNVINHPKLPKKEVVSVEKEVESSEVKMTLERAVSTVSSSDSLTQCEYAVQEVARACSNFREDPNLGNWLSCPSFVQGLLEVTFTSKDDLVLECAILIMGELVLSNEVNRQIVLNADPQLEVFLRLLRSKELFLKVAVVLYLMKPKAKQMLSLDWIPLVLHILECGDEVQFLSSVKCAPKVAALYLLDQLLMGFDVDRNVENAKQMIALGGLDLLMNRIDGSDSRESKKCISLLISCIQADGSCRHYLVEKLKKEPIVQLLVGNQKKTSAAALNLLSELVCLNRTTQILEFLKELKNGGCLNTMHILLVYLQQAPISQHPLAAVMLLQLDLLGDSSQYSVYREEAIDAMVAALERSSHSRKLQEQCARALLLLAGRFSSSGEPIAEAWLLKRAGLDDSLSESFRRTEIFKDKSARVEEEKIVEERLKKLALMLLNSGNKKFLTALSNCISDGIPSLARACLITVTWMSSSLSPLHGCNTFQPLACSILATKLLDSLSYDRVLEERVLASLSLLNLVRHPECLEKLFPLKKDTMESLQDLAEVTWTAKELLFACCR, encoded by the exons atgacgacgacgacgacgacgacgacgccgccgccgcctatgCCTCCCTCATCGTCCTCCCTCCGCCACCTGCTCGAGCAGGAGCGCCTCGAGGTTCACTCCCTCGCGGCGCCGCGGAGGGCGCGCTCGGGCAGGCACTGCGAggagggtggcggtggcggtggagaggaagaggaaggatgCGATgggggaggcgcggcggtgggcgcCGTGGTGGCGATGCTGTCGGGGTACGTGGGGCGGTTCGTGAGGGACGAGGGGTTCAGGCGCGGGCTGCGGGAGAAGTGCGCCGCGTGCCTCGCccccgccgcgtcgcgccgtgGCGCCGGCCACGCCGTGCTGGCGAACCTCGAGCTGGGGATCGAGAGCATCGAGCGCCTCGCCGCGGagggcgccgcgccggcccagCGCGACGCCAAGATCCGCTCCCTCCGCAACTCCATCCGCCTCCTCAGCGTCGTCGCCTCtctccacgcgccgccgccgcgccacgccgccgccgcccccgcggcggcggaggcccaCACCTGCGGCGTCCCCAACTCCCACCTCTCCGCCTGCGCGCAGCTCTACCTCTCCGTCGTCTACAAGATGGAGCGCAACGACCACGTCTCggcgcgccacctcctccagGTGTTCGTCGACGCGCCCTACCTGGCGCGCAAGAACCTCCTCCCGGACCTCTGGGACCACGTCTTCCTCCCCCACCTGCTCCACCTCAAGGTCTGGTTCACCGGGGAGGCCGACCTCGTCGCCGACTGGGACGCCGACGACCGGAGCCGCCGGATGAAGAGCCTGCAGAGGCTGTACAACGATCACCTCAACAATGGCACGGCTCAGTTCGCCCTCTACTACAAGGAGTGGCTCAAGTCTGGAGCCGaggctcctcctccccccaccgTGCCATTGCCCTCCACGCCGGGAGATTGCGATGTTTGGGACAAGCATTCGTCTTCCTTGCGCAGAAGCTCCATCAACAGAGGCCT GTACAATGCGGTTTTCGGCACAGCAATGGAGCTGGGAGATGTCAAAGATGCAAAGCTGGATGATGAGACCCAATTGGTTCTTGAGACAGATGCTGAATTAATGGACAATCCAGGTTGCCTGAAGATGGGGAAGCTTGCTCAT AGTAACATGGGGCTCCAAGAAAAGCATTCAGTTATTCGAAAAGATGGCAATATTCCAGAAACAGCACCAACACCACGCAAATCCTATTCTCTCCGACTATTCTCATGTCGTGGAGATCTAACCAGGAATGTTATCAACCACCCTAAGCTACCAAAGAAGGAAGTCGTATCTGTCGAAAAAGAGGTGGAAAGCAGTGAGGTAAAAATGACTCTAGAACGAGCAGTTTCAACGGTATCTAGTTCAGACAGTCTAACACAGTGCGAGTATGCTGTGCAAGAAGTTGCCAGAGCATGTTCAAACTTCAGAGAGGATCCAAACCTTGGAAATTGGCTGTCATGTCCATCCTTTGTTCAAGGGCTTCTCGAGGTCACATTCACTTCCAAAGATGATCTAGTACTTGAATGTGCAATCTTGATAATGGGAGAATTGGTTTTGAGCAATGAGGTGAACAGACAGATTGTACTTAATGCAGATCCACAACTTGAAGTTTTCTTGAGACTTCTGAGAAGCAAAGAGTTGTTCCTGAAGGTGGCCGTAGTTCTTTATTTGATGAAGCCTAAAGCTAAGCAAATGTTGTCATTGGACTGGATACCACTTGTACTGCACATATTGGAGTGCGGGGATGAGGTGCAGTTCCTGTCTTCTGTGAAATGCGCTCCAAAAGTGGCTGCACTATATTTACTAGATCAGCTCCTTATGGGATTTGACGTTGATAGAAATGTTGAGAATGCAAAGCAGATGATTGCTCTTGGTGGTTTGGACCTTCTCATGAACAGAATCGATGGCAGTGATTCCCGCGAGAGCAAAAAGTGCATCTCTCTCTTAATCTCATGTATCCAAGCTGATGGCAGTTGTCGACACTATTTGGTTGAAAAACTGAAGAAGGAACCTATTGTTCAACTTCTTGTAGGAAATCAGAAGAAGACTAGTGCTGCTGCCCTTAACTTGCTGAGTGAACTAGTCTGCCTTAATAG AACAACCCAGATTTTAGAGTTCCTCAAGGAGCTGAAAAATGGTGGCTgcttgaatacaatgcatattCTATTGGTCTATCTCCAACAAGCTCCTATCTCCCAACATCCTCTAGCAGCTGTCATGTTACTCCAGCTTGATCTCCTG GGAGATTCTTCGCAGTACAGTGTTTACAGAGAGGAAGCAATTGACGCTATGGTGGCAGCTTTGGAGCGTAGTTCACACAGCAGAAAGTTGCAAGAACAGTGTGCTCGAGCTCTCTTACTCTTGGCAGGGAGGTTTTCATCCTCGGGGGAACCGATTGCAGAAGCATGGCTACTAAAGAGAGCAGGCTTAGATGACTCCCTGTCCGAATCCTTTCGAAGAACAGAGATATTCAAAGATAAGAGTGCAAGGGTG gaagaagaaaagatagtTGAGGAACGTCTGAAGAAACTTGCCCTCATGTTGCTAAACAGTGGGAACAAAAAGTTCCTCACGGCACTATCAAACTGCATATCTGATGGAATCCCTAGTTTGGCCCGAGCGTGCCTCATCACTGTAACATGGATGAGCAGCTCCCTCTCCCCACTGCATGGGTGCAATACGTTCCAGCCTTTAGCTTGTTCCATCCTTGCAACTAAGCTTCTGGATAGCCTAAGCTATGACAGAGTTTTGGAAGAGAGGGTGCTTGCTTCACTGTCACTGTTGAACCTTGTGAGACATCCAG AATGCTTAGAGAAGCTTTTCCCACTGAAGAAAGACACAATGGAGTCATTGCAAGATCTTGCAGAAGTGACATGGACTGCAAAGGAGCTTCTTTTTGCATGCTGTAGATGA
- the LOC102700681 gene encoding OVARIAN TUMOR DOMAIN-containing deubiquitinating enzyme 11-like yields MSEQQDHASKSSSSSISSSTQESEEDVTVGTLLTEPKNSGRSLGKRLSHLDSIPHTPRVNGQIPDVNNATIDHETLLERLGTYGLAEFQIEGDGNCQFRALADQIFRNPDYHKHVRKSVVKQLKEFKKNYEGYVPMEYKEYLKKMKRSGEWGDHVTLQAAADRFAAKICLLTSFRDTCLIEIVPRGAAPTRELWLSFWSEVHYNSLYATEDLPNRKTKKKHWLF; encoded by the exons ATGTCTGAACAACAGGATCATGCAAGTAAAAGCTCTTCCTCAAGTATTAGCAGCAGTACTCAGGAGAGTGAGGAGGACGTGACAGTTGGTACCCTTTTAACTGAACCAAAAAACAGTGGACGAAGTCTTGGAAAGCGCCTCTCCCACTTAGATTCTATCCCG CACACTCCTCGAGTTAATGGGCAAATTCCAGATGTTAATAATGCAACAATAGACCATGAAACATTACTGGAAAG ATTGGGCACTTATGGCTTAGCTGAGTTCCAAATAGAAGGAGATGGAAATTGTCAG TTCCGAGCTTTGGCAGATCAAATATTCCGCAATCCAGACTATCACAAACATGTGAGGAAGTCAGTAGTGAAGCAG CTAAAGGAATTCAAGAAAAACTACGAAGGTTATGTTCCAATGGAATATAAGGAGTActtgaagaaaatgaaaag ATCTGGAGAATGGGGTGATCATGTGACCTTACAAGCGGCTGCAGACCGG TTTGCTGCCAAGATTTGTCTGCTGACATCGTTTAGAGACACATGCCTAATTGAGATAGTCCCCAGAGGCGCCGCTCCCACAAGAG AGCTTTGGTTAAGCTTCTGGAGTGAGGTACACTACAATTCCTTGTATGCAACTGAAG ATCTTCCAAATCGAAAGACCAAAAAGAAGCACTGGCTGTTCTAA
- the LOC102700402 gene encoding O-fucosyltransferase 23: protein MNILLELKHLKHISLPARPVICKGLLIVIALIVLRAIVTPFLAVNSSEKEGFYDSTTDLLPGIRRDKFIEVPQIIWGLNNQKIAFARACLTARFLNRSLLMPSLSASLFYKEVDLLRPITFDKVFDFTKFNARCQGFVRLARYSEVSNQTKPFKLQKGSGRRWTVEKDLDQLLQYRRGEADDSEVIEIIGKHPFLWPDHWPVKDYARIFDCLALAPEIEAEVVKVISKIREAGLKARHEAGISHNKHAKEGTVNPPVPYIAVHMRIEKDWMIHCKKWEQRSNSNEICSSKEEIIHKVSQITDLRRPVVVYLAVADSLLEDDSITSGWRVGMVAFEKKRLGVTDIYNRQPYLIKSAIDFEVCARADVFVGNSFSTFSNLVVLSRTQRLYDMGKASSCGENVGLSSYAYNVIGDDGGPQRWMTDMSDTSLQNLSYGTNNISCH from the coding sequence ATGAACATCTTACTAGAGCTAAAGCATCTCAAGCACATCAGCTTGCCGGCGCGGCCTGTCATCTGCAAAGGACTGCTTATTGTGATTGCCCTCATTGTGTTGAGGGCAATTGTAACCCCGTTTCTCGCCGTTAACTCGTCTGAGAAGGAGGGTTTTTATGACTCGACGACCGATTTGCTGCCTGGGATTAGGCGAGACAAGTTTATTGAGGTTCCGCAGATTATATGGGGGCTGAACAATCAGAAGATTGCATTTGCCAGAGCATGCTTGACGGCGAGATTCCTCAACCGGTCTCTGCTCATGCCTAGCTTGAGTGCTTCACTTTTCTACAAAGAGGTTGACTTGCTGCGACCAATCACTTTTGACAAGGTGTTTGACTTTACCAAGTTCAATGCCCGTTGCCAGGGTTTTGTAAGGTTAGCTCGGTATTCGGAAGTTTCAAATCAAACCAAGCCTTTCAAACTCCAAAAGGGAAGTGGTAGAAGGTGGACAGTGGAGAAAGATTTGGATCAACTACTACAGTACAGAAGGGGTGAGGCAGATGACTCCGAAGTTATTGAAATCATCGGGAAACATCCATTTTTGTGGCCTGACCACTGGCCAGTGAAAGACTATGCCAGAATTTTCGATTGCCTTGCCTTAGCTCCAGAGATAGAAGCTGAAGTGGTTAAGGTCATATCCAAGATTAGAGAGGCAGGCCTAAAAGCAAGACATGAGGCTGGTATTTCTCATAATAAGCATGCAAAAGAAGGTACAGTTAATCCACCTGTGCCATATATTGCTGTCCACATGAGGATAGAAAAAGATTGGATGATCCATTGTAAGAAGTGGGAGCAGCGTTCCAATTCGAATGAAATCTGCAGCAGTAAAGAAGAGATCATTCATAAGGTCTCGCAGATCACTGACCTGCGTCGGCCAGTTGTGGTTTATCTTGCAGTAGCTGACAGCCTTCTTGAAGATGATTCGATAACTAGTGGCTGGAGAGTGGGCATGGTTGCTTTCGAGAAGAAGAGACTTGGAGTTACTGACATCTATAATAGGCAACCCTATCTTATAAAGTCTGCTATTGACTTCGAGGTGTGCGCGAGAGCAGACGTGTTTGTTGGCAATAGCTTCTCAACATTTTCCAACCTTGTAGTGCTGTCAAGAACTCAAAGGCTATATGACATGGGAAAGGCAAGCTCTTGTGGGGAGAATGTCGGACTTTCATCCTACGCATACAATGTTATCGGAGACGATGGTGGGCCGCAGAGATGGATGACGGATATGTCAGACACAAGCCTCCAGAACTTGAGTTACGGAACAAATAATATCTCATGCCACTGA